GCTAAGAAACAACCCGCGGTAATTGCACCGGCGGGACGACCGCCAATGTTTTGCATATCAGCAAAAGGGCTGTCGATCATGGGTTGATATTCATCCCACAAAGGTAAACGCCAAGCACGGTCACCACTTTGCTCAGAGGCATTCAAAAGCTCATGCGCCAGTGGGTTATGGTTACTCATTAAACCAGTCGCATGGTGGCCTAACGCAATCACACAAGCGCCTGTGAGCGTGGCAACATCAACCACCGTTTCTGGGTTAAAGCGCTCAACATAAGTTAACGCATCGCAGAGTACCATGCGGCCCTCCGCATCCGTATTGAGTACTTCAATCGTTTGCCCAGACATGCTGCGAATAATGTCACCTGGGCGATACGCTTTGCCGTCGGGCATGTTTTCACAACCAGCAAGTACACCGATTACGTTAATCTTTAAACCTAAATCCATGATGGCATGCATAGCGCCCAAAACACCGGCAGCGCCGCCCATGTCATATTTCATTTCATCCATGTTTTCCGAGGGCTTGATAGAAATGCCGCCGCTGTCGAATGTTAAACCTTTACCCACGAGTACAATGGGTGCTCGGTCGCCGCCTGCACCTTGGTAATGCATAAGCGTCATCATCGCTTCATTCTCTGAGCCTCGGCTTACTGCCAAATACGCGTTCATGCCGAGTTTTTCCATTTCAGCTTCATTCACGCGCTCAATTTTTACATTGCCATATTGTTCCGCTAAGAGCTCTGCCTGCTCGGCTAGATAAAGAGGGTTACAAATATTAGGCGGCATATTCGCCACATCGCGACAGGTTTTAATACCCTTAGAGACACTTAAACCATGCATTACAGCGCGTTCGCCAATGGTGAGTTCGCGGCGGGTCGGCACGTTAAAAGTAAGTTTACGCAATGGTCGGCGAGGCTCTTCGCGGTGCGATTTCAATTGATCGAAGGTGTAGAGTTGGTCGTGCGCGGCTTCCACAGCATGGCGAACTTTCCAATAGGTGTCGCGGCTTTTCACGTGTAATTCGCTTAAGAAGCAAACCGCTTCCATCGCGCCCGTGTCGTTCAGAGTGCTAATGGTTTTGGCGATAATTTTACGATACTGCCGTTCATCAAGTTCACGCTCCTTGCCACACCCTACAAGCAGCACACGCTCGCTCAAGATATTAGGAACATTATGGAGAAGTAGCGTTTGCCCAGCTTTACCCTCTAAGTCCCCACGGCGTAAGATATTACTTAGGTACCCGTCGCTGATTTTATCGAGTTGCTCAGCAACTCCAGAAAGGCGTCGAGGCTCAAAAACGCCAACGACTACACAGGCTGACCGTTGCTTTTCAGGACTGCCACTTTTTACACTGAATTCCATACGAACTCCGTTGTCTGGTGCGATCTGTGATTTCATGGCATCATTCGCCTATGTTCACATCGCGTTCGGTTCATGCGTTTACAAAATGAGTACGCATGTTCTGCATTAATAAACAGCGCGAAACGCACAAAATTGAATTAAACTTGTAAAAATACAGAGTTTACTTAAAAATCCGACGATTTCCAGTGAAAAGCTAAGTTAAGGCCAAAAGAAGTGCTGATTTTTAGATACCTCATCAAAGAAACTTTCAAAGCACAGTTTGCCGTGTTTGCGGTATTGATGACCATATTCTTGAGCCAGCAGTTCGTGCAAATTCTCGCTGAAGCTTCAGAAGGAGAGTTGCCAGCCGGACTGATTTTCATGGTGTTAGGCCTGCAATTACCGGGTTTGGCAGCATTAATTTTACCAATCAGTCTTTTCTTAGGTATTTTGCTCGCGCATGGGCGTTTGTACAGCGATCATGAAATGTCGGTCCTGCATGCTTGCGGAATCAGTGAGTGGTATGTCACTCGCATCACCCTCGTGTTGGCCTTTTTGGTTGCATTAGCAACTTCGGTGCTAACGCTTTGGGCGGGCCCGTTTGCACTCTCGCAAGAAGCAAAAGTGACAGAGTTAGCGCGTAGCGAAGCTGGATTGAATGTAATTCAAAGCGGTCGGTTTCAGCAAGTGGCCAATAACCGAGCGGTTATGTTTGTTGAAGAGCAAGGCAGCGAACAAGATCTGCAGCGGGTTTTCTTGGCACAGTTAGGCGGGAGAGGGAACGATAGCCTTTCTAAGCAAGACGCTGAATCGAGTGTGGTCATGGCCTCTACGGGGCAAATTTTGAATGCTGCAAACGGTGCACAATTACTGATGTTGAATAACGGACGCCGATACGCAGAAAACGGAAATTATCAGAATTATCAGGTTATGAGCTTCGATGCCTACCAAATGCAAATTAAGGAGCGCGATGCCGAAGGCACAAACCAAGATTATGAAACGCTCGACACACTTGAGTTGCTTAAGCTAAATAACGCACAAGCGAGTGCCGAGTTGCAATGGCGGTTTGCTATACCGCTTGCGCTTCCACTACTCACACTGATCGCCGTGCCGCTCAGCCGGGTCAACCCGCGACAGGGAAAATTTGCGCGAATGGCGCCCGCAATTCTTATTTATCTCGGTTACTTCATGATTCTGATGGCAACGAAAAGAGCGATCGGTGCAGAGCGTGTCCCCGAATGGCTTGGTTTGTGGTGGGTACACTTTAGCTTGTTTCTCATAGGTGCTTCTTTGCTACTTAAAGATCGAACGCTCGGCCAGAAAACCTGGGCCAAAGTAACGGGGCGCGGATAATGCTGAGTATTATTGATCGCTATATAGGCAAAACCGTGGTGCTCATGTCGTTCGTGAGTTTAGGTGTGCTCACTGGTTTATCGACGCTGATTCGTTTCGTAGAACAACTGCGTGCAATTGGCCGCGGTACTTACGATATGATGGACGTGTTGGCATTCGTGATTCTCAGTATTCCTCGCGACATTGAAACCTTTTTCCCCATGGCAACGTTACTGGGGGGGTTACTCGGTATGGGGGCATTGGCGAATAACAGCGAACTGGTTGTAATGATGGCTGCGGGTCGCTCGAAGTTGAATTTAATGGCCTCAGTGATGAAAGCGAGTGTGATTATGATGATTGCAGTCATTGCCATTGGTGAATGGGTTGCGCCGCAATCGGAAGCGCAAGCCCGTCAATTGAGAGCGCAGGCTGTGTCTGGTGGAGCCCTGATTAGTGCGCCACAAGGCGTATGGGCAAAAGACGGTGATTCGTTTATTCATATTGATCAGGTCGAAAATACGGGGCTTTTGAATGATATTTCTATCTACGAATTCAATGATTTACATTTAGAGCGTTTAATTGAAAGTGAGCGTGCCCTTTACACCGAACAAGGCTGGCGCTTTGAAGATGGGCAAATTACAATTTTCTCAGAAGAGCGTGTCGATACGCAGTCGTTTGATATATACGAGTGGAATTCCGGCCTGACTCCTGAAAAACTAGGTGTTGTAACGGTGAAGCCTGAATCATTGCCGATTTCCGGGCTGATTGAATATGTAAATTATCTAAAAGACAACCAACAGAGTGCAGCACGCTACGAGCTTGCGCTTTGGAGAAAGGCGTTTGCTCCCATTACGGTCGGCGTCATGTTGCTGGTCGCTCTGTCCTTTATCTTTGGTCCGCTGCGCTCGGTCACCATGGGGGCACGAGTGCTGATGGGCGTAATCACGGGTTTCGTTTTCTATGTTGTGAATGAAGTATTTGGCCCGTTCTCACAGGTATACGATATTCCTCCAGCGCTCGGGGCGCTTATCCCAAGCTTGCTTTTCGCTTGTGCGGCATTTTATTTCTTGGTGAAACAAAGACGCGCCTAGATTATTTTGGCGCGTTTTGTTTTTTCCAGTTTTTGAACTGATTTGCTTCCGGTGTGAGTCGCACCACTTCACACTTCGCTAGCCTGTCCTGCAGCGCTAACTTTTCTGCTCCAAACAGAACCGCAATGTTTCCGAAACCGAGCATGGCGGTTACGCTGCGAATGAGGGCTTGCTTCCAGCTTATTCTGGTGCCGTCGGTGTTTTGTACCCGTAAGCGCCAAGCTTTCATGCCGAGGGTTTGCCCACCTCGGTGCCAGAACAACGCATAGAAACCAAAAATTACTACGAGCAAATAAAGTTGATAAACAACGCCATTGATTCGTGTGGCATGATCTGCTCCTTCGGTGAGTGGCCAGACACCTAATGTATCGAGCAACACACTCAATGCAAGTGCGGCACCTGCGGCAAACATGATCACTGCGATAATGACGAGCAGATCATATAAAATGGCACCAATGCGAAGAAGAAAGCTTGCTCGCGGAAACTGCTCATTGCTCATAAAATATTCTCTCAATCAAAATTTGCGAAAATTCTACCGAATTTTTGAATTGATTGCTTGATAAAGACAAACGCTTACGTATAATTCTCCCGGTCTTAAACATCTCCCCCATGCCTGGGTGGCGAAATTGGTAGACGCAGTGGATTCAAAATCCACCGTGGTAAAACACGTGCCGGTTCGAGTCCGGCCCCAGGCACCATATTCGTTATCTCCTTTTTTACCACTGAACACTCGCCGGTATCTTTATCGCTAGTGCTTGCGGCACGGTTTGTTTTGGCAATCCCACGCTTGGAGCCAACCGAGGTCCTTTCGGGCAACCCTAGGCGAGGAGTCAATCGAGGTTCTGACACTGGGACGCCGTAAACCCATCCGTGGGGGCTTCACAGCCGCATCCATGCGGCGTAGACCCAGCTTTCAGAACCTCGCTTGCCTCTTTATCGCCTGTGCTTGCTGGAGGTTTCGTTTTGATTTAAATCACCCGAATAATGGGAGCCGTAGCCGACTCAGCGTTTAAAAAGCGCCTAGATTTGTGAATCAACCCACTGCTGCACGCGTCGCTCTAGCAATGGCAATGGCAATGCGCCGCCGCCGAGCACGGTGTCGTGGAAGCCACGAATATCAAAGTTTTCACCCAGTGCTTCTTCTGCTTGTGCACGCAGCTCGAGAATTTTAATCATCCCCATTTTATAAGAGGTTGCTTGCCCTGGCAGCACTAAGTAACGCTGAATTTCAGAGCGCGCTGAGGCTTCTGCGGTGGGAACATTCGCCATGAAGTACTCAAGTGCCTCTGATTCCGTCCAACCTTTTGCATGCATTCCGGTGTCGACTACCAAACGAACAGCACGCCACATTTCAGAGCCTAAGCGGCCAAACTCAGAATAGAGTTCTTGGTAACCACCCATTTCTTTTGCGAGCAGCTCGGTGTAGAGCGCCCAACCTTCAATGTAAACGGTGAAATGCATTTGCGTACGGAACTTAGGAACCCCTTCGAGCTCTTGCGCAATAGAAATTTGCATGTGGTGGCCTGGATTCCCTTCATGGTAAGCAATCGCCTCCATGTCGGTTTTGGGCATTGAAGTCATGTCTGACAAATGCGCATAGTAAACACCTGGTCGCGAACCGTCGGGGGTGCCTCGTGAGTAGTGCTGCGCTGCTCCGTCTTGTTCCCGGTAGGCTTCTACACGTTTCACCACTAAATTTGCTTTTGGCAAAATACCGAAGTATTCAGGTAGCTTTTCCGTAATGGCTTCTATGTAGGCGGTAGAATCATCAATGTAACCCTGCCGTCCTTCGTCATTGTTCGGGTAAAAGAATTGCTCGTCGGTGCGCATGAATTCAAAGTACTCTGCAAAGCTGCCTTCAAAACCCATGTCTTCTTTAACCGCTTCCATTTCACCACGAATGCGCGCTACTTCGGCAAGGCCTATGTTATGAATTTCATCAGCACTTAACTCTGTGGTGGTGTGAGCACGCAGACGCTCTTCATAATATGCTAAGCCACCTTCGTGACGAGAAACGCCGGTAGGGTTGGAAACTGAATGTTCACGGTCGGTTTCTACCCAAGCTGCGAGTCGCGCGTAAGCCGGTTGTACATGGTCAAGAAGTGCGGTGCGTGCACTATCCAAGAGTGCTTCATGTTCATTCGTATTAATGGCTTCGCTTTCTAACAAGCTCGCAAGCTTCGCTTTCACATCGGTGAGCAGTGGAGAGTCTGCCTCTGCGTCAGTAAAAGGTTGTCCCGTAATAATTCCGCGAGTTTCTAACAACACCGTATCGTATGCGAAGCGGGGCGCTCGAATGCCAGACTCGGCACTTTCTTCTGCTCGGGTTGTGAGCTGTTGAATAGCTCTTCCAAGGTGCTGTAGACGAGAAATATATGCTTCCATGTCGGATTTCGTATCGACGCGATGGTAAGCGATTAGGAATTGCACAAGGCCTGTATGCGCACCTTGCATTTGGTTAAATAGATATCTGTAATTGCTAAATTCTTGTGCTCGCTGCTCTTGCGCAAATGCGTATTCAAGCAGATCCCAAGACAACTGCGCATCAGAATTGAGTGCGTCATAATCAAAGGTTGCACGCATGACACTCATCATCGCTTCCATTTCCGCGAGTTCAGCGAGTTCTGCCTCTTTTGACATATCGTCGAGCTCGTCGTAGCGCTCTTTCATCCCTAATGCGGCCATCTGCATGGGGCTACGTTGCAATGTTTGCTCATACTGCTCGTCGAGCCAACTATTAAACCGTTCTGTTTCGCTTTGCTCCATCGCTTCTGGAGGCGTTATTTGTGTTTCTGGCTCGCTACACGCAGCTAAAATAAGCAGTACGACGAATGCGGATGCGGCAGTTATTATTTTTTTCATTAGAATTGCCTTGGTTAATGGTGAATTACGTGGATTAGTGTTAACGAGAATGCGCGTGATTGCAATTATGTATGAAACCGGTTAATTCATTCGCAGGTGCGCGGAGTGGCTGTTATACTGTGCAGAAGATAATCAAAAGCACTTTAACTAAATTCGAAAAGTGTATGGATAAAAAGAGAGAATATGCAGGAAGAAAACTCTACACAGCCTCAATATGATGTAGAAATACCCTCGCGAGACGAGTTGCTCGAAACTGTAAGAGCAGATATCAAACCCGTTTCCTTTAGTGATTTAATTAGCAAATACAAACTTTCCGACGAGCGCCAACAAATTGGTTTGAAAAGACGACTGCGTGCCATGGAGCGTGACGGTCAGTTGGTGTATACCAAAGCCGACAGCTACGGTTTGCCAGAGCGTATGGACTTGTTGCGCGGCAAAGTGATCGGGCATCGCGACGGCTTCGGTTTTGTTCAACTTGAACAAGGTGGTCAGGATTTATTTCTACCCCACCATCAAATGCAAGGAGTCATGCATGGTGACACCGTATTAGTAAAAGCCGGTGGTGCCGACGCGAAAGGGCGCAGAGAAGCGCGTGTCGTGCGTGTGGTTGCTGCAGGCAAACAAGAAATCGTTGGGCGATATTTTGTAGAACAAGGCGTAGGCTTTGTGGTTCCTGACGATTCTCGATTAAGCCAAGATATTGTCATACCGCCGGAATCGAATGCAGGTGCACGTCAAGGACAAATTGTGGTGGTTGAATTGTTAGGCCGCCCCAGTCGTCGCAATGCACCCGTAGGAAAAGTTAAAGAAATTTTGGGTGAACATTTAGCCCCCGGGATGGAAATTGAAGTCGCGATACGTGAGCACGGAATTCCCCAAGAATGGTCGGAAGCCGTATTACAAGAAGTTTCCCGTATTCCGGAAGAAGTTCAAGATGATGACAAAGTAGGGCGTGTAGATTTACGTGAATTGCCTTTAGTGACGATTGATGGTGAAGACGCGCGCGACTTCGACGACGCAGTGTATTGCCAACCAGAAGGGAATGGGTACCGCCTCTGGGTAGCCATTGCCGACGTGAGCCACTACGTACGCGTAGGTACCGAACTCGATCGCGAAGCCACAGAGCGCGGGAACTCGGTGTATTTCCCGAATCATGTGATTCCAATGTTGCCAGAGAAACTGTCCAATGGTTTGTGCTCATTGAATCCTGATGTGGATCGTTTGTGTATGGTAGCCGAGATGTTTATCAATGCGCGGGGCAAGTTACAGAGCCATTCGTTCTACCCAGCATTGATGCGTTCTCATGCTCGTTTAACCTATACCAAAGTGGCAAGAATACTGGAGGGCGATCCAGAGCTACGCGAACGGTATACTCATCAGCTCACCACAATTGAAAACCTGCATTCGCTGTATAAATTATTAAGAAGCAAGCGAGATCAGCGCGGTGCCATTGATTTTGATACCACTGAAACACGCTTTATCTTCAACGCACAAAGGAAAATTGAACGAATTGTGCCGTTAAAGCGCAACGAAGCTCATATGCTCATTGAAGAGTGCATGATTATGGCGAACGTGGCTGCTGCGCAGTTTGTGGAGAAAAATCAGGCTCAGGCTCTGTTTCGTATTCATGATTTGCCAGACGAAGAGCGGCTAATGGGCTTTAGATTGTTGCTAGGCGAGTTAGGTATCACAATACCGGGCCGGGAAGAGCCAACACCTGCTGATTTCAGTGCGGTGCTCGCACAGGTCGCAGATCGCCCCGATAAAGAACTCATTCAAATGATGTTACTGCGTTCGTTGCAGCAAGCTGTTTATAGTGCTGAGAACCGTGGGCACTTTGGCCTCGCATTAGAAGCGTATGCTCACTTTACTTCTCCGATCCGGCGTTACCCAGATTTAATTCTGCACAGGGTGATTAAACAGGTGCTACAGAAGCAGCATGCGGAATTGGCGGGATTGGAAGGAGCACGTTACTACACTGAAGAGCAACTTGGTTCGCTTGGCCCGCATTGCTCCTCTACCGAACGCAGAGCCGACGAAGCTACGCGACAGGTGGATGAGTGGCTTAAATGTGAGTTTATGCAAGATCATGTGGGTGATGACTTCGATGGTGTGATCAGCTCAGTGACTAATTTTGGTTTGTTTATTCGTATTTCCGAACTTATGATCGATGGTCTGGTGCATATCAGTGAGCTACCGGGTGATTATTATCATTTTGATCCCAGCCGGCACTTATTAATCGGCGAACATACTCGCAAGGTTTTCCGTATTGGCGATCAAGCGAGAGTGCGTGTGGCTAGCGTTGACCTTGCCGAGCGCAAAATTAATTTCGCGTTATTGAGTTCGGTAGCCAGTGAAACAGAATTAGCGGCACCTAAAGTGCCGAAACGGCTATTAAAAGAAATGCCCAAAAAGGCAAAAGGGAAAGCGAGTAAGTTCCCCAAGAAAGCAAATAAAAAAGGTACGAAAAAGCCGACTGGTAGTAAGCCGGCGAGAACTAAGAACAAAGGAAAAGCGCGGAAAAGATGAGTAAAAAAGAAGATGTGTACGGCTTACACTCGGTAAATGCCATTTTACAGCATGCTCCTGATCGCGTGATTGAGCTTTTCGTACAGAAGGAAAAAGGCGAAGAACATACGCATGCGTTGGTTGATCTTGCTCGTAAAGCAGGCATTCGGCCCCAGTTTTGTCAGAAAAAGACACTGGACCAAAGAGCTGATGGAGGCAATCACCAAGGTGTGCTCGCTGTGGTGCAAGCTGCGCCGACTCTCAGTGAGAATGCGTTGCCAGAGCTTTTTGAGCAAGCGCAGGGTGCGCCTTTGTTCCTAGTGTTAGATCAGGTGACTGATCCACATAACTTGGGAGCGTGCTTGCGCACGGCAGACGCAGCGGGCGTAACAGCGGTGATTGTTCCGAAAGATAAATCGGCAGCGCTCAACAGTACCGTGCGCAAAGTAGCGAGCGGTGCCGCAGAAGTGGTGCCGTTAGTGGTCGTGACCAACTTAGCGCGTACGCTCAAAGATCTTCAACAACTGGGCGTATGGATCTACGGCACCGCTGGCGAAGCTACCACGACCCTGTATCAACATAACTACAAAGGGCCGACTGCTTTTGTGATGGGCGCTGAAGGCACAGGCATGCGCCGCCTTACACGTGAGCATTGCGATGAGCTGATTTCGATTCCGTTACTGGGTACGGTTAGTAGTTTAAACGTTTCGGTTGCCACCGGCGTAGTTCTGTTCGAAGCGGTACGTCAACGACAAGCTTAATAGATGAACATTCAAATTGGTCTTAATTGTGAACCCGCATGGCTCTGCGACGCCGTGGGGGGAGCATTAGCATTGATAGTGGTGGTAGGATTGTTGCTATTTGTGCGTCGGCTCTTTCGCGAATGGAAAAATCAGCAACGAAAATAACCCCTAATAAGCTCATTTGCTATTGAAGTCGCTGCCCAAATTGCGTACAATCCGCCGGCTTGAATCAGCCCAACACTATGTCAAGTTCCTTGCCTCTATGTCAGCCGGGCTGAGCTGTACGCAGGCTTTAATCCATAAGGAGCACTTAATGCGTCATTATGAAATCGTATTTATGGTTCATCCGGACCAGAGCGAGCAGGTTCCAGGAATGGTAGAGCGTTACAGCGAAACCATTAAACAAGCAGGTGGTACTATTCACCGTCTTGAAGACTGGGGTCGTCGCCAACTAGCTTATCCAATCAACAAGCTACACAAGGCTCACTATGTTCTTTTGAACGTAGAAGCTCCAGCTGAAGTGGTTGAAGAGTTAGAAACAACTTTCCGCTACAACGATGCGGTTCTGCGTAACCTGATCATGCGTAAAGATGAAGCGATCAACGAACCTTCACCTTTCGCGAAGCCTAAAGAAGGCAAAGAAGACCGTCGCGAAGCGAGACACGAAGAATCTGAGACTGAATCAGCCGAAGATTAATGGCTGGCGCGGTTGACGAGCTGGGAATGAACCAACTCACATTAAGCGGGCAAGTGGTAAAACACCCCCAAGTGAGTAAAAGCCCTGCTGGAATAACTCACTTGCACTTGGTTTTGGAACATCGTTCCGTACAAATCGAGGCCGACCTGCCCAGGCAGTGTTACGCAAGAATACAAGTGGTGGTCAGCGGAGAATGGTCCCAGCGATGGTCAGAGCAAATATCTCTGGGCAGTGCAATTAAAGTCACCGGTTTTATTCAACGACATGAAGATAAACATGGAATGGGTAAATTGGTACTGCACGCACAGAACATAGAACAGGTTTAACAGGAGAACATCATGGCTCGTTTTTTCCGTCGTCGTAAGTTCTGCCGTTTTAAGGCAGAAGGCGTTAAAGAAATTGATTACAAAGATATCGCTACGTTAAAGAACTACGTTACCGAGAGCGGTAAAATTGTTCCTAGTCGTATTACTGGCACTTCAGCTAAGTATCAGCGTCAGTTAGCTCGCGCTATTAAGCGCGCACGTTACCTGAGCTTGCTGCCATACACTGATGGTCACAAGTAAGGAGTAACACGATGAACGTAATTCTATTAGACAAAGTTGCAAACTTAGGTGGCTTAGGCGACCAAGTAGCAGTAAAGCCTGGTTATGCGCGTAACTTCTTATTCCCTACCGGAAAAGCAGTACCTGCAACCAAATCGAACGTAGAAATGTTCGAACAGCGCCGTGCTGAACTTGAAGCGAAACTTGCTGCAGATCTACAAGCTGCAGAAGAGCGCGCTGAGAAAGTAAACGCATTAGACGCAATCGTGATTGAGTCTAAAGCAGGTGACGAAGGGAAACTCTTCGGCTCTGTAGGTACTCGTGATATCGCTGATGCAGTGACTGCTGCAGGCGTTAAAGTTGAGAAGAGTGAAATCTTAATGCCACACGGTACTATTCGTGAAACTGGCGAATTTGAGGTTGAACTACACCTTCACGCAGACGTATTTGCGAAAATCAACTTGGTTG
This genomic interval from Idiomarinaceae bacterium HL-53 contains the following:
- a CDS encoding small subunit ribosomal protein S6 is translated as MRHYEIVFMVHPDQSEQVPGMVERYSETIKQAGGTIHRLEDWGRRQLAYPINKLHKAHYVLLNVEAPAEVVEELETTFRYNDAVLRNLIMRKDEAINEPSPFAKPKEGKEDRREARHEESETESAED
- a CDS encoding hypothetical protein (manually curated); its protein translation is MNIQIGLNCEPAWLCDAVGGALALIVVVGLLLFVRRLFREWKNQQRK
- a CDS encoding restart primosome assembly protein PriB yields the protein MAGAVDELGMNQLTLSGQVVKHPQVSKSPAGITHLHLVLEHRSVQIEADLPRQCYARIQVVVSGEWSQRWSEQISLGSAIKVTGFIQRHEDKHGMGKLVLHAQNIEQV
- a CDS encoding SSU ribosomal protein S18P, which codes for MARFFRRRKFCRFKAEGVKEIDYKDIATLKNYVTESGKIVPSRITGTSAKYQRQLARAIKRARYLSLLPYTDGHK
- a CDS encoding 23S rRNA Gm-2251 2'-O-methyltransferase, encoding MSKKEDVYGLHSVNAILQHAPDRVIELFVQKEKGEEHTHALVDLARKAGIRPQFCQKKTLDQRADGGNHQGVLAVVQAAPTLSENALPELFEQAQGAPLFLVLDQVTDPHNLGACLRTADAAGVTAVIVPKDKSAALNSTVRKVASGAAEVVPLVVVTNLARTLKDLQQLGVWIYGTAGEATTTLYQHNYKGPTAFVMGAEGTGMRRLTREHCDELISIPLLGTVSSLNVSVATGVVLFEAVRQRQA
- a CDS encoding RNAse R, translated to MQEENSTQPQYDVEIPSRDELLETVRADIKPVSFSDLISKYKLSDERQQIGLKRRLRAMERDGQLVYTKADSYGLPERMDLLRGKVIGHRDGFGFVQLEQGGQDLFLPHHQMQGVMHGDTVLVKAGGADAKGRREARVVRVVAAGKQEIVGRYFVEQGVGFVVPDDSRLSQDIVIPPESNAGARQGQIVVVELLGRPSRRNAPVGKVKEILGEHLAPGMEIEVAIREHGIPQEWSEAVLQEVSRIPEEVQDDDKVGRVDLRELPLVTIDGEDARDFDDAVYCQPEGNGYRLWVAIADVSHYVRVGTELDREATERGNSVYFPNHVIPMLPEKLSNGLCSLNPDVDRLCMVAEMFINARGKLQSHSFYPALMRSHARLTYTKVARILEGDPELRERYTHQLTTIENLHSLYKLLRSKRDQRGAIDFDTTETRFIFNAQRKIERIVPLKRNEAHMLIEECMIMANVAAAQFVEKNQAQALFRIHDLPDEERLMGFRLLLGELGITIPGREEPTPADFSAVLAQVADRPDKELIQMMLLRSLQQAVYSAENRGHFGLALEAYAHFTSPIRRYPDLILHRVIKQVLQKQHAELAGLEGARYYTEEQLGSLGPHCSSTERRADEATRQVDEWLKCEFMQDHVGDDFDGVISSVTNFGLFIRISELMIDGLVHISELPGDYYHFDPSRHLLIGEHTRKVFRIGDQARVRVASVDLAERKINFALLSSVASETELAAPKVPKRLLKEMPKKAKGKASKFPKKANKKGTKKPTGSKPARTKNKGKARKR
- a CDS encoding lipopolysaccharide export system permease protein; protein product: MLIFRYLIKETFKAQFAVFAVLMTIFLSQQFVQILAEASEGELPAGLIFMVLGLQLPGLAALILPISLFLGILLAHGRLYSDHEMSVLHACGISEWYVTRITLVLAFLVALATSVLTLWAGPFALSQEAKVTELARSEAGLNVIQSGRFQQVANNRAVMFVEEQGSEQDLQRVFLAQLGGRGNDSLSKQDAESSVVMASTGQILNAANGAQLLMLNNGRRYAENGNYQNYQVMSFDAYQMQIKERDAEGTNQDYETLDTLELLKLNNAQASAELQWRFAIPLALPLLTLIAVPLSRVNPRQGKFARMAPAILIYLGYFMILMATKRAIGAERVPEWLGLWWVHFSLFLIGASLLLKDRTLGQKTWAKVTGRG
- a CDS encoding aminopeptidase A. Metallo peptidase. MEROPS family M17 produces the protein MEFSVKSGSPEKQRSACVVVGVFEPRRLSGVAEQLDKISDGYLSNILRRGDLEGKAGQTLLLHNVPNILSERVLLVGCGKERELDERQYRKIIAKTISTLNDTGAMEAVCFLSELHVKSRDTYWKVRHAVEAAHDQLYTFDQLKSHREEPRRPLRKLTFNVPTRRELTIGERAVMHGLSVSKGIKTCRDVANMPPNICNPLYLAEQAELLAEQYGNVKIERVNEAEMEKLGMNAYLAVSRGSENEAMMTLMHYQGAGGDRAPIVLVGKGLTFDSGGISIKPSENMDEMKYDMGGAAGVLGAMHAIMDLGLKINVIGVLAGCENMPDGKAYRPGDIIRSMSGQTIEVLNTDAEGRMVLCDALTYVERFNPETVVDVATLTGACVIALGHHATGLMSNHNPLAHELLNASEQSGDRAWRLPLWDEYQPMIDSPFADMQNIGGRPAGAITAGCFLARFTKKYQWAHLDVAGTAWKGGKEKGSTGRPVPMLTQFVLNRLNDEVQ
- a CDS encoding Uncharacterized conserved protein, DUF885 familyt encodes the protein MKKIITAASAFVVLLILAACSEPETQITPPEAMEQSETERFNSWLDEQYEQTLQRSPMQMAALGMKERYDELDDMSKEAELAELAEMEAMMSVMRATFDYDALNSDAQLSWDLLEYAFAQEQRAQEFSNYRYLFNQMQGAHTGLVQFLIAYHRVDTKSDMEAYISRLQHLGRAIQQLTTRAEESAESGIRAPRFAYDTVLLETRGIITGQPFTDAEADSPLLTDVKAKLASLLESEAINTNEHEALLDSARTALLDHVQPAYARLAAWVETDREHSVSNPTGVSRHEGGLAYYEERLRAHTTTELSADEIHNIGLAEVARIRGEMEAVKEDMGFEGSFAEYFEFMRTDEQFFYPNNDEGRQGYIDDSTAYIEAITEKLPEYFGILPKANLVVKRVEAYREQDGAAQHYSRGTPDGSRPGVYYAHLSDMTSMPKTDMEAIAYHEGNPGHHMQISIAQELEGVPKFRTQMHFTVYIEGWALYTELLAKEMGGYQELYSEFGRLGSEMWRAVRLVVDTGMHAKGWTESEALEYFMANVPTAEASARSEIQRYLVLPGQATSYKMGMIKILELRAQAEEALGENFDIRGFHDTVLGGGALPLPLLERRVQQWVDSQI
- a CDS encoding LSU ribosomal protein L9P — protein: MNVILLDKVANLGGLGDQVAVKPGYARNFLFPTGKAVPATKSNVEMFEQRRAELEAKLAADLQAAEERAEKVNALDAIVIESKAGDEGKLFGSVGTRDIADAVTAAGVKVEKSEILMPHGTIRETGEFEVELHLHADVFAKINLVVKAAE
- a CDS encoding Uncharacterized membrane protein YckC, RDD family, with product MSNEQFPRASFLLRIGAILYDLLVIIAVIMFAAGAALALSVLLDTLGVWPLTEGADHATRINGVVYQLYLLVVIFGFYALFWHRGGQTLGMKAWRLRVQNTDGTRISWKQALIRSVTAMLGFGNIAVLFGAEKLALQDRLAKCEVVRLTPEANQFKNWKKQNAPK
- a CDS encoding lipopolysaccharide export system permease protein, which translates into the protein MLSIIDRYIGKTVVLMSFVSLGVLTGLSTLIRFVEQLRAIGRGTYDMMDVLAFVILSIPRDIETFFPMATLLGGLLGMGALANNSELVVMMAAGRSKLNLMASVMKASVIMMIAVIAIGEWVAPQSEAQARQLRAQAVSGGALISAPQGVWAKDGDSFIHIDQVENTGLLNDISIYEFNDLHLERLIESERALYTEQGWRFEDGQITIFSEERVDTQSFDIYEWNSGLTPEKLGVVTVKPESLPISGLIEYVNYLKDNQQSAARYELALWRKAFAPITVGVMLLVALSFIFGPLRSVTMGARVLMGVITGFVFYVVNEVFGPFSQVYDIPPALGALIPSLLFACAAFYFLVKQRRA